One Phycisphaeraceae bacterium DNA window includes the following coding sequences:
- a CDS encoding type II secretion system F family protein translates to MAVYAYIARDQRGVRVQGRVEAANEQAAAADLSARGLAPVRVEAATSAMPRGGRIPARRLATSYQQLSDLLRAGVPLLRSLQLLGRGRADPSLAAIWSKIADEVADGSRLADALARHPRVFPSIQVAVVRAGERGSFLEPALARLGRFLHHQAEMRSRVLGSLIYPCILLVGGVALVIAAMVFLVPQFRPQFARIETPLATRVLFLLSDLILVWWPLVVPAVIGLGIAGFVAMRRDRVRRAVASALLRVPKVGALIRGLAVARVTRVLGTLLENGIPLIQAMQTSRDASGHPLLAEALDNATEAVRGGESLTRPLAASGFFDEDVIEMISVGESANNLAQVLVSIAETLESRVDRALDLAMRLLEPLLLLLLAGGVVFIFLSLVLPLMSLSSKL, encoded by the coding sequence ATGGCCGTCTACGCCTACATCGCCAGGGATCAACGCGGCGTCCGAGTTCAGGGCAGGGTCGAGGCTGCCAATGAACAGGCGGCGGCGGCGGACCTGAGCGCCCGGGGCCTCGCCCCGGTCCGGGTTGAGGCGGCCACCTCGGCCATGCCCCGAGGGGGGCGGATTCCAGCGAGGCGCCTTGCCACCTCATATCAACAGTTGTCGGATCTGCTCCGCGCGGGAGTGCCCTTGCTTCGCTCACTTCAGCTTCTGGGACGAGGCCGCGCCGATCCGAGTCTTGCGGCCATCTGGTCGAAGATCGCCGACGAGGTCGCCGACGGCTCGCGTCTGGCCGACGCCCTTGCCCGGCACCCTCGCGTCTTCCCGAGCATCCAGGTGGCGGTGGTCCGGGCGGGTGAGCGGGGCTCCTTCCTCGAGCCGGCGCTCGCCCGACTCGGTCGGTTCCTGCACCATCAGGCGGAGATGCGCAGCCGCGTGCTGGGCAGCTTGATCTACCCATGCATTCTGCTGGTGGGCGGCGTCGCGCTCGTCATCGCGGCGATGGTCTTCCTGGTCCCTCAGTTCAGGCCGCAGTTCGCACGGATCGAGACGCCCTTGGCGACCCGCGTGCTCTTCTTGCTCTCCGACCTGATTCTCGTGTGGTGGCCCCTGGTGGTGCCCGCGGTGATTGGACTTGGAATCGCCGGGTTCGTCGCCATGCGGCGCGATCGGGTGCGCCGCGCGGTCGCCTCGGCGCTCCTGCGAGTGCCCAAGGTCGGGGCGTTGATTCGAGGTCTCGCTGTGGCGCGCGTCACGCGCGTGCTCGGAACGCTCTTGGAGAACGGCATTCCACTCATTCAGGCGATGCAGACATCGCGCGACGCCTCGGGGCATCCGCTGCTGGCCGAGGCGCTCGACAACGCCACGGAAGCCGTGCGTGGCGGCGAGTCGCTCACCCGGCCGCTCGCGGCGAGCGGTTTCTTTGACGAGGATGTGATCGAGATGATCTCCGTTGGCGAGAGCGCGAACAACCTCGCCCAGGTGCTTGTCAGCATTGCCGAGACGCTCGAATCGAGAGTGGATCGGGCGCTCGATCTCGCCATGCGACTGCTCGAACCGCTCCTTCTTCTGCTGCTGGCCGGAGGCGTGGTCTTCATCTTCCTCTCGCTGGTTCTGCCGCTGATGAGCCTCTCGTCGAAGCTGTAA
- the gspG gene encoding type II secretion system major pseudopilin GspG encodes MHSTAHRRAFTILELLIVIGIMLVLGALVVINVVGARDKADVQSTVVQLRQFQSAIDRFRVDMRRLPTQEEGLKILWSAEGLDETERSNWSGPYLSDPKPRDLWGSEWIFKVPADVGGLDFDIISAGPDRQEGTDDDISLARERIKDAGGEDAFSDFGSSSTGVGGSSAR; translated from the coding sequence ATGCACTCGACCGCCCACCGTCGCGCGTTCACCATCCTGGAGCTGCTGATCGTCATCGGCATCATGCTGGTGCTGGGGGCGCTGGTGGTCATCAATGTGGTGGGTGCTCGAGACAAGGCCGATGTGCAGTCGACGGTGGTTCAGTTGCGGCAGTTCCAGTCGGCCATCGATCGATTCCGGGTCGACATGCGGCGCCTGCCCACGCAGGAGGAGGGATTGAAGATCCTCTGGAGCGCCGAGGGATTGGATGAGACCGAGCGCTCGAACTGGAGCGGCCCTTACCTCAGCGATCCGAAGCCGCGCGACCTCTGGGGCTCCGAGTGGATCTTCAAGGTTCCAGCTGATGTCGGCGGCCTCGACTTCGACATCATCTCGGCGGGACCCGACCGGCAGGAGGGCACGGACGACGACATCTCACTCGCACGCGAGCGCATCAAGGACGCTGGCGGCGAGGATGCATTCAGTGACTTCGGCAGCTCGAGCACGGGCGTCGGCGGGTCGTCAGCGCGATGA
- a CDS encoding prepilin-type N-terminal cleavage/methylation domain-containing protein, translating to MRAPARRGFTLIEVLVALGLAAALLGSVIVFVSNLREARGRLEERTMRERAVDHFFDALEASILTSMLDAGDGGFEGSEESCTIFTASVDAAATLERGGRPFIPASRSWFGVDRSRGALLVRRGDSAPEALPAGIDALQFRYHDGREWVSAFDARTQGRLPTAIEVSVWLAAAAPAGEVARPAEERDGEGGGADSRGGAATRGSADERARSAGLFEPPEAPEAPPDRRRVIVIPDSAPAELLPATVERTP from the coding sequence GTGAGAGCGCCGGCGCGACGAGGCTTCACGCTGATCGAGGTGCTGGTCGCCCTCGGACTGGCGGCGGCGCTCCTCGGTTCGGTGATCGTCTTCGTCTCCAACCTGCGCGAGGCGCGAGGTCGCCTCGAAGAGCGGACGATGCGGGAGCGAGCGGTCGATCACTTCTTCGATGCCCTCGAGGCGTCGATTCTCACGAGCATGCTCGACGCTGGCGATGGCGGCTTCGAAGGAAGCGAGGAGAGTTGCACCATCTTCACGGCGTCGGTGGATGCCGCGGCCACGCTTGAGCGGGGCGGTCGTCCCTTCATTCCCGCGTCGCGCTCATGGTTTGGCGTCGATCGTTCACGCGGAGCGCTCCTGGTGCGGCGAGGTGATTCAGCGCCCGAGGCGCTGCCCGCCGGCATCGACGCACTGCAATTCCGCTATCACGATGGCCGTGAGTGGGTGAGCGCGTTCGATGCGCGGACGCAGGGCCGACTGCCAACGGCGATCGAAGTGAGCGTCTGGCTTGCCGCCGCAGCTCCAGCCGGCGAGGTCGCTCGCCCGGCCGAGGAACGCGATGGCGAAGGCGGTGGCGCCGACTCCCGCGGCGGCGCTGCCACACGCGGCTCTGCTGATGAGCGCGCTCGCAGCGCCGGGCTCTTCGAACCACCGGAAGCTCCCGAGGCGCCGCCGGATCGGCGCCGCGTCATCGTGATTCCCGATTCGGCACCTGCGGAACTCCTTCCTGCAACCGTGGAGCGCACGCCGTGA